The Lutibacter profundi region GCTGGATATTGTTTGCGTTCTTTGGTACCATCTTCATATTCAAATTCAACAATAATAGGCATTACTAAATCTCCTGGTTTTTCAAACACTAGTTCATAAAAATATTTTGGTGCTTTTAGGGATGCTTTTTCTTGTTCATCAAAGTTAGCAGAAATATACTCACTTAATAAATTATAATCTTCGGGTTTTTTATTTTTTAAATCGTTTGTAAATTCATCACTATCTTCAGAAACTAAATAAAGAGCAGGAGGCAGTTGATCAATAGTAATACCGTACCGTTTTGCCATGTTTTTAGCTCTTTCAGTAGGTTTATCGGTTACATAATATTTTTTTACTTCTTTAATACCAATATCGTTATTTCCTGTAGTATAAAACCAACCTCTCCAAAACCAATCTAAATCCATAGCAGAAGCATCTTCCATAGTTCTAAAGAAATCGGCAGGAGTAGGGTGTTTAAATGCCCAACGTTTGGCATAAGTTTTAAATGCTTTGTCAAATAATTTAGGTCCCATAATTGTATTTCTAAGTATGTACAAGCCAGTTGCAGGTTTTGCATAAGCATTGGCTCCAAAACTATAGACGTGGTCACCTTGTGTCATAATTGGAGCTATTTTACTTTGATCTCCTTTCATATATCCAACAATATTCTTTGGTAACCCTCTATTTAAAGGGTAGTTATCTTCATACTCTCTTTGAGCCAACATTTGAACAAAAGAATTTAAACCTTCGTCCATCCAAGTCCATTGACGTTCATCAGAATTAATAATCATTGGAAAAAAATTATGTCCAACTTCATGTATAATTACTCCTAACATTCTATATTTAATTCTGTCATTATAACTTCCATCGGGGTTAGGTCTTCCTCTATTGAAACAAATTTGAGGATATTCCATCCCTATATTTTTTGCATGAACCGAAATAGCCTTATGGTAAGGGTAATCTACAGTATATTTTGAATATGTTTTTAGAGTTTGAGCTACTGCTCTTGTAGAATGTTTTTCCCATAGTGGGTTCCCTTCTTTTGGATAGTATGAATATGCCATAACCGTATTGCCATTAATATCAACAGCCATTCCATCCCAAATATATTTTCGAGAAGAAGCAAATGCATAATCACGTACATTTTTAGCCGAAAACTTCCAAGTTTTAGTTTTTTTAGTATTGTTTTGCTCAGCTTTTATGGCTTCATCTTGTGTGACAATAATTACAGGGTTATCAAAAGATTTTTTAGCCAATTCAAATCTTTTATATTGATTTTTTGAAAGGACTTCTTTAGGGTTTAATAATACACCTGTTGCACCCAAAATATGGTCTTTAGGTGTAGTAATATTCACATCAAAATCACCAAATTCTAGTGCAAATTCACTACGACCCCAAAATTGTAAATTTTGCCAACCATCAACATTGTCGTAAACTGCTAATCTTGGATAAAATTGAGCAATAATATAATCATTATTTCCATCTGGAAAGTGTTCAAAACCTGAACGACCACCATCTTTAACATGATTATTGATGTTATACCACCACTTTATTTTAAATGAATATGTACCACCTGAAGTCAATGGTTTATCTAAATCTAGGCGCATCATTGTGTGGTTTATTTGATAGGGAATATTACTACCATCAATATTTTTAACATATTCAATTTTAAATCCGCCGTCAAAAGGATTTTTAATAAATGTTTTTGAAAATTGAGAAGGAGAATACAATGTATTTGCATCACTCCCTTGTATATCAGGTGTTTCAGAATTAGCAGCACGCATATTTTGA contains the following coding sequences:
- a CDS encoding M1 family metallopeptidase — protein: MKKLFTFTSLILLLFYTTVTSAQKTQQQKGHYNTSKFKQLHQELPTPNTQHTASGAPGYEYTQQQVDYKMDIILDDENQRIYGEETITYHNNSKDNLEYLWIQLDQNMRAANSETPDIQGSDANTLYSPSQFSKTFIKNPFDGGFKIEYVKNIDGSNIPYQINHTMMRLDLDKPLTSGGTYSFKIKWWYNINNHVKDGGRSGFEHFPDGNNDYIIAQFYPRLAVYDNVDGWQNLQFWGRSEFALEFGDFDVNITTPKDHILGATGVLLNPKEVLSKNQYKRFELAKKSFDNPVIIVTQDEAIKAEQNNTKKTKTWKFSAKNVRDYAFASSRKYIWDGMAVDINGNTVMAYSYYPKEGNPLWEKHSTRAVAQTLKTYSKYTVDYPYHKAISVHAKNIGMEYPQICFNRGRPNPDGSYNDRIKYRMLGVIIHEVGHNFFPMIINSDERQWTWMDEGLNSFVQMLAQREYEDNYPLNRGLPKNIVGYMKGDQSKIAPIMTQGDHVYSFGANAYAKPATGLYILRNTIMGPKLFDKAFKTYAKRWAFKHPTPADFFRTMEDASAMDLDWFWRGWFYTTGNNDIGIKEVKKYYVTDKPTERAKNMAKRYGITIDQLPPALYLVSEDSDEFTNDLKNKKPEDYNLLSEYISANFDEQEKASLKAPKYFYELVFEKPGDLVMPIIVEFEYEDGTKERKQYPAQIWRHNDKEVTKVFPSSKAIKKITIDPDEQTADVNLSNNSWPKNKETKFEKFKKTQIKS